In a single window of the Pseudomonadota bacterium genome:
- a CDS encoding TonB-dependent receptor, which translates to MKKTEMNYSCSHFHKICIFLLCFVLTMTAFCGAFAAQSQDEMDVLRLFYKEKDLVVSATRHPKPISQVAENITVVTAKEIEEMNAHTVAEVLARIPGLFVVSSQGTGIFGSTSLTKIQGTEDMHVLVQVDGMTWNFLSSGAAETNSIPVGIIERIEVIKGPASSAWGSALGGVVNIITKAAGSSERPSGSVSTSYGEKNTQDYRAEIFGKEGIVGYYLYAGRQYSEGQMSSRDFDTNSFYSKFHIPFSENMAMGFSMGYSDPQNSLGDFPTGDISSTNSSRTFFTTAYFDASITEKFDLNISLHNFKQRSDIVNKALGLGLYGTLGQFVSDNLYEEKTTGGSGKLVYKHGMHTAVLGVDADSGKLDQTFVSGAYLQSKNAPAKSITHPDVDRWAVYFNDTIVIDRLSITPGIRYDHNSITGSFTSPSLGATYRLGEDSILRASVARGFTMPPLSWTSGGGLFLDPNSSLKPEKVWSYQAGAESTALRYFWAKVMVFHHKIQDVLKKEPYAGGAPAFNDLIINSGSSRRQGIELEAETVPIYNFSCRSGFVYVDINPATEEGSERIYTWNIGLKYNDKKSFYAQLFGHYVWWDFNSAAGASYDDFIWDFNLSKKICSNQKTATEIFFTAHNIFNGSQYTFSDIKNPERWLEAGIRFSF; encoded by the coding sequence ATGAAGAAAACAGAAATGAATTATTCATGTAGCCATTTTCATAAAATATGCATCTTCTTGCTTTGTTTTGTTCTTACAATGACTGCCTTTTGTGGGGCTTTCGCTGCCCAGTCTCAAGATGAAATGGATGTTCTTCGCCTGTTTTATAAGGAAAAAGATCTTGTTGTGTCTGCTACCAGACATCCTAAACCCATTTCTCAGGTTGCGGAAAACATCACGGTTGTCACTGCAAAAGAAATAGAGGAGATGAATGCCCATACGGTGGCGGAAGTTCTTGCAAGAATACCCGGACTGTTTGTTGTTTCCAGCCAGGGTACAGGCATTTTCGGCTCAACTTCCCTCACAAAAATTCAGGGTACTGAAGACATGCACGTACTTGTTCAGGTGGATGGGATGACCTGGAATTTCTTAAGCAGCGGAGCAGCCGAGACCAATTCAATTCCTGTCGGCATTATTGAGCGCATAGAGGTCATTAAAGGACCGGCATCATCTGCCTGGGGTTCAGCCCTGGGAGGTGTTGTTAACATCATAACAAAGGCAGCGGGAAGCTCTGAAAGACCTTCTGGTTCAGTAAGCACTTCTTATGGTGAAAAAAATACGCAGGATTACAGGGCCGAGATCTTTGGAAAAGAAGGAATTGTGGGTTATTATCTGTATGCCGGCAGGCAATATTCAGAAGGTCAGATGTCTTCGAGAGACTTTGATACCAATAGCTTTTATTCAAAATTTCATATCCCTTTTTCAGAAAATATGGCCATGGGTTTTAGCATGGGCTACAGTGACCCGCAAAACTCACTGGGTGATTTCCCCACCGGAGACATCAGTTCAACAAACAGCAGCCGAACTTTTTTTACAACAGCTTACTTTGACGCATCCATTACCGAGAAATTTGATTTGAATATATCATTACATAATTTCAAACAAAGAAGCGATATAGTGAATAAGGCCTTGGGGCTGGGGCTTTATGGTACGCTCGGGCAATTTGTTTCTGATAACCTTTATGAAGAAAAAACTACCGGAGGAAGCGGCAAACTTGTATATAAGCACGGAATGCACACAGCCGTTCTTGGTGTTGATGCTGACAGTGGTAAGCTCGATCAGACATTTGTCTCAGGGGCCTATCTACAATCGAAAAATGCTCCGGCAAAATCAATAACACATCCCGATGTTGACCGGTGGGCGGTATACTTTAACGATACTATAGTAATCGACAGATTGTCGATTACACCCGGTATCCGCTACGATCATAACAGCATTACCGGCTCCTTTACAAGCCCCTCTCTGGGAGCTACCTACCGGCTTGGTGAAGATTCAATTTTACGGGCTTCTGTGGCAAGAGGCTTTACCATGCCTCCCCTTTCCTGGACCTCAGGAGGAGGATTATTCCTTGATCCGAATTCATCCCTTAAGCCTGAAAAGGTCTGGTCTTATCAGGCAGGTGCGGAATCAACCGCTTTAAGGTATTTCTGGGCTAAGGTTATGGTGTTTCACCATAAGATACAAGATGTCCTCAAAAAGGAGCCGTATGCTGGAGGAGCACCGGCATTTAATGATTTGATTATCAACAGCGGGTCAAGCAGGCGGCAGGGAATTGAGCTTGAAGCGGAAACGGTTCCCATATATAATTTTTCTTGCCGGTCCGGGTTTGTCTATGTGGATATTAATCCTGCCACCGAGGAAGGATCTGAAAGAATTTACACATGGAATATAGGTTTAAAGTATAATGACAAAAAATCTTTCTATGCTCAGCTCTTCGGCCACTATGTGTGGTGGGACTTTAATTCTGCGGCAGGGGCAAGTTACGATGATTTTATATGGGACTTTAATCTAAGCAAAAAAATCTGCTCTAACCAAAAAACTGCAACGGAAATATTTTTTACAGCTCACAACATATTTAACGGATCTCAATATACCTTTAGCGATATTAAAAATCCGGAAAGATGGCTTGAAGCCGGAATACGATTCTCATTTTAA